One window of Oncorhynchus masou masou isolate Uvic2021 chromosome 33, UVic_Omas_1.1, whole genome shotgun sequence genomic DNA carries:
- the LOC135527494 gene encoding troponin T, cardiac muscle isoforms-like has translation MPNLIPPKIPDGEKVDFDDIHRKRMEKDLNELQTLIEVHFESRKKEEEELINLTDRIEKRRSERSEQQRIRSEREKERQKRLEDERTRKEEEEAKRKADDDAKKKKTLTSLHFGGYMQKMEVRGKRQTEREKKKKILQDRRKSLDIENMSQDKLKDKAQELWLWQQQLEAEKFDLQYQISRQKYDINVLRNRVSDHQKTTKRTKRGLRK, from the exons ATGCCCAACCTCATCCCACCTAAGATCCCGGATGGAGAGAAGGTAGATTTTGAT GACATCCACAGGAAGCGCATGGAGAAGGACCTGAATGAGCTGCAGACACTGATCGAGGTTCACTTTGAAAGTAggaagaaggaggaagaggagcttATCAACCTCACAGACAGGATT GAGAAGCGACGTTCTGAACGATCAGAGCAGCAAAGGATCCGCAGTGAACGAGAGAAAGAACGACAGAAGAGGttggag gaTGAGAGGACtcgtaaagaggaggaggaggcaaagAGGAAAGCAGATGATGATGCTAAGAAGAAGAAGACGTTGACTAGCCTACACTTTGGAGGCTACATGCAGAAG ATGGAGGtcagagggaagagacagacagagagagagaagaagaagaagattctACAGGACAGACGGAAGTCTCTGGACATCGAGAACATGAGCCAGGACAAACTGAA agACAAGGCCCAGGAGCTGTGGTTGTGGCAGCAGCAGCTGGAGGCGGAGAAGTTTGATCTGCAGTATCAGATTAGCAGACAGAAGTATGACATCAACGTCCTCCGCAACAGAGTGTCAGACCACCAGAAGAC CACCAAGAGAACCAAGAGAGGCCTGAGGAAGTAG